The Syntrophorhabdaceae bacterium genome has a window encoding:
- a CDS encoding glycosyltransferase family 39 protein, whose amino-acid sequence MRTDVNSTAGQKWSLPDYIALTVLVAAAAVLLFSGLSVRSLWGSEGRWAVIAREMMQTGNYFLPTINGIVYFDKPLLSYWAIVPFSLIWGVTETSARLPGVLAGIGTVALVFAIGRGLFGLAAGFFAGLILLTTAMFGFWSRTASAEVLNVLAIWSMLWLVQGKDRKRPFTRYMFFYLVGAVSSFCKGPLAPAVAVTTVFAVSCVEIFDESRRHGFKEMGRKVSAHFGWILSPKGVLAAACGLALFALLLFLPVIMTGSWEAVTLMWRENVVRFLEPFDHVEPFYVYFKHTPVFLIPWTFLAVGALVHMKKWEGGPERRWLATVTVAVFLFFTLSGSRRSYYILPLVPAFALIMGRSLAGFLSNDGEGTSVAMKAGLVVTAFFPVIAGLALVFGYFGFEEYRHVSEIVAGPLIAAAGVAALIFLFKRMFLPGSVLVFLLFFTLLLWGFTAGTLIGERDRVLKPFALKVSEKTRGEARDRTAMYGVANSSLIFYLDRTEPVKTLKNVAETCSFTADSGRYLITEEIFVESIEKECGRGRLVRILSESPDDPEGQREGLVLFHTAKGP is encoded by the coding sequence ATGAGAACCGATGTGAACAGCACGGCCGGTCAGAAATGGTCCCTTCCTGATTACATTGCGCTCACCGTCCTTGTTGCGGCGGCTGCCGTTCTCTTGTTCTCCGGCCTTTCGGTGCGCTCGCTGTGGGGTTCCGAAGGACGATGGGCCGTCATTGCCCGGGAGATGATGCAGACGGGCAACTACTTCCTCCCCACCATCAACGGCATTGTGTACTTTGACAAACCGCTCCTGAGCTATTGGGCCATTGTTCCTTTCTCCCTCATTTGGGGTGTTACCGAGACTTCTGCCCGTCTCCCCGGTGTCCTGGCTGGAATAGGGACGGTAGCCCTTGTCTTCGCCATCGGCAGGGGTCTTTTCGGTCTCGCGGCGGGGTTCTTCGCCGGCCTTATCCTTTTGACCACGGCCATGTTCGGTTTCTGGTCGAGAACGGCATCGGCGGAGGTGCTCAACGTTCTGGCCATATGGTCCATGCTGTGGCTCGTGCAAGGAAAAGATCGTAAGCGCCCCTTTACCAGGTACATGTTCTTTTACCTTGTGGGCGCGGTATCTTCCTTCTGTAAAGGACCGCTGGCGCCTGCCGTTGCCGTAACAACGGTCTTCGCGGTGAGCTGTGTGGAGATATTCGATGAATCGCGTCGGCACGGGTTCAAGGAGATGGGAAGGAAGGTGAGCGCCCACTTTGGTTGGATACTCTCTCCAAAAGGTGTTCTCGCGGCAGCCTGCGGACTCGCCCTCTTTGCCCTGCTCCTTTTTTTACCGGTTATCATGACGGGGTCGTGGGAGGCGGTGACGCTGATGTGGCGTGAGAATGTGGTGAGATTCCTGGAGCCTTTCGACCACGTCGAACCCTTTTATGTCTATTTCAAACACACGCCGGTATTCCTCATCCCCTGGACGTTTCTTGCCGTCGGGGCGCTCGTCCACATGAAGAAATGGGAGGGGGGTCCGGAAAGACGCTGGCTTGCGACTGTGACAGTCGCCGTCTTTCTCTTCTTTACCCTTTCCGGTTCGAGGAGGAGCTACTATATATTGCCTCTGGTTCCCGCATTTGCGCTGATCATGGGAAGGTCCCTTGCCGGATTTCTGAGTAACGATGGGGAGGGCACCTCGGTCGCGATGAAGGCGGGCCTTGTCGTCACGGCGTTCTTTCCGGTCATTGCGGGATTGGCCCTGGTTTTCGGTTACTTTGGATTCGAGGAATACCGACATGTTTCCGAGATAGTTGCCGGGCCCCTGATCGCCGCGGCCGGGGTGGCGGCGCTGATATTTCTGTTTAAGAGAATGTTCCTGCCGGGATCGGTCCTCGTGTTCCTGCTCTTTTTCACACTCCTCCTATGGGGGTTTACCGCGGGGACTTTAATAGGGGAGAGGGACAGGGTCCTGAAGCCCTTCGCCCTTAAGGTATCAGAGAAGACACGCGGAGAAGCACGCGACAGGACTGCCATGTACGGGGTGGCGAATTCGTCCCTCATTTTCTATCTCGACAGGACAGAGCCCGTGAAGACCTTGAAGAATGTCGCCGAGACCTGTTCCTTCACCGCGGACTCCGGCAGGTATCTTATCACCGAAGAGATCTTCGTGGAGAGCATTGAAAAGGAATGCGGCCGGGGCAGGCTCGTCAGGATATTAAGCGAATCGCCGGATGACCCGGAAGGACAGCGGGAGGGTCTTGTTCTTTTTCATACGGCCAAAGGGCCCTGA